In Aegilops tauschii subsp. strangulata cultivar AL8/78 chromosome 3, Aet v6.0, whole genome shotgun sequence, one genomic interval encodes:
- the LOC109783846 gene encoding probable mitochondrial-processing peptidase subunit beta, mitochondrial — protein MAAAVAVRSKRRLLPHLYRLLHSTAAPSPNRFLRHASPVPRAADHSPFLRLPAARVSTLPTGLRVVTQSYPAATRMASVGVWVDAGSRFELPGTNGTAHFLEHMAFKGTERRPTANALEVEIEDMGARLNAYTSREQTTFFADVQGRDVPAALDVLSDILQHPRFPQQGIQRERGVILREMEEVQGMMEEVIFDHLHTAAFRDHPLGDTILGPTENIKSISKKDLQQYISTHYTCPRMVVSASGAVDHDEVVDQVRKLFTGFSTDPTTADQLVEANPAIFTGSEVRVENAEMPLAHIAIAFKGSSWTDPSSIPLMVTQSILGSWNRSIGVGNCSGSALARGISNGELAENLMAFNTNYRDTGLFGIYTGAPPDALHDLSRLIMEEFRRLAFRVSETEVARARNQLKSSLLLHFDGSTAVSENNGRQMLTYGRVMPFLELFARIDAVDCDTVMKTAKEFIIDKDVALAAVGPISNLPELSWFRSQTVSDDKFTSRVFSLFAQNN, from the exons atggccgccgccgtcgccgtccgcTCGAAGCGCAGGCTCCTACCCCACCTCTACCGTCTCCTCCACTCaaccgccgccccctcgcccaaCCGCTTCCTCCGCCACGCGTCGCCGGTGCCCCGCGCCGCCGACCACTCCCCTTTCCTCCGCCTCCCCGCCGCGCGCGTCTCCACGCTCCCCACCGGCCTCCGCGTCGTCACCCAGTCCTACCCGGCCGCCACCCGCATGGCCTCCGTCGGCGTCTGGGTCGACGCCGGCAGCCGCTTCGAGCTGCCCGGCACCAACGGCACGGCGCACTTCCTCGAGCACATGGCCTTCAAGGGCACCGAGCGCCGCCCCACTGCGAACGCGCTCGAGGTGGAGATCGAGGACATGGGCGCGCGCCTCAACGCCTACACCTCCCGCGAGCAGACCACCTTCTTTGCCGACGTGCAGGGCCGTGACGTGCCAGCCGCGCTCGATGTTCTCAGCGACATCCTTCAGCACCCGCGCTTTCCGCAGCAGGGCATCCAGCGCGAGCGCGGCGTCATCCTGCGCGAGATGGAGGAG GTGCAAGGAATGATGGAGGAGGTGATATTTGATCACCTGCATACCGCAGCATTCCGAGACCATCCGCTGGGGGACACGATATTAGGTCCTACGGAGAACATTAAATCTATCTCGAAGAAAGATTTGCAGCAGTACATTTCAACGCATTATACCTGTCCTAGAATG GTTGTATCTGCTTCTGGAGCTGTCGATCACGATGAGGTTGTTGATCAAGTCAGAAAATTGTTTACAGGATTCTCTACTGATCCAACTACTGCAGATCAGCTTGTTGAGGCAAATCCGGCTATTTTTACTGGCTCAGAG GTTCGTGTGGAGAATGCCGAGATGCCTCTAGCGCATATTGCAATTGCTTTCAAGGGTTCATCCTGGACTGACCCTAGCTCTATTCCTCTTATGGTGACCCAAAGCATATTGGGATCTTGGAATAGGAGCATCGGCGTAGGGAACTGCTCAGG GTCTGCTTTAGCTCGTGGCATCAGCAATGGTGAGCTAGCTGAGAACTTGATGGCATTCAACACTAACTATCGTGATACAGGATTATTTGGCATCTATACTGGTGCTCCG CCTGACGCACTACATGACCTGTCACGGTTAATAATGGAAGAATTTAGAAGACTTGCATTCAGAGTGTCAGAGACAGAGGTTGCTCGTGCTCGTAATCAG TTGAAGTCCTCTCTTTTGCTTCACTTTGATGGATCAACTGCAGTTTCTGAAAATAATGGTCGCCAG ATGCTTACTTATGGACGAGTAATGCCATTCTTGGAGCTTTTTGCTCGGATTGATGCTGTTGACTGCGATACAGTAATGAAAACAGCCAAGGAGTTTATAATTGACAAG GATGTTGCCCTTGCTGCAGTTGGGCCGATCTCTAATTTGCCAGAGCTCAGTTGGTTTCGCTCACAGACTGTTTCTGACGACAAATTTACTTCAAGAGTATTTTCGCTGTTCGCACAGAATAACTGA